The Anolis carolinensis isolate JA03-04 chromosome 2, rAnoCar3.1.pri, whole genome shotgun sequence genome has a window encoding:
- the stk19 gene encoding inactive serine/threonine-protein kinase 19 isoform X3, whose product MKRKHQLISDTFKAKKQKLAFGSEPSEQEGPEAVDSALQFLASLFPRKLFEDSLPPLILRHQIYSLVKDRTTVDRRLSQLKDEGRIRIFQHGLDAETFFVTFTDAYKSKVLEFASGKEFARTVTKFLDSVVTSCPDISYDKKRMLNEFGFKDTEITQLVNAGVLTVRDAGSWWLAVPRAGHFVKYFIKEPSNSTCCETGDSLPHT is encoded by the exons ATGAAAAGGAAACATCAGCTCATTTCTGATACGTTCAAGGCCAAGAAACAGAAGCTGGCGTTCGGATCAGAGCCTTCAGAACAAG AGGGCCCCGAAGCAGTGGATTCTGCTCTCCAGTTTTTGGCCTCTCTCTTCCCTCGCAAGTTGTTTGAGGATTCCCTGCCACCCTTGATCCTAAGACACCAGATCTACAGCCTCGTCAAAGACCGCACAACTGTGGACAGGCGCCTG AGCCAACTGAAGGATGAGGGACGCATCAGGATATTCCAGCACGGCTTGGATGCAGAAACCTTTTTTGTGACGTTCACAGACGCCTATAAATCAAAG GTTCTGGAGTttgcatctggaaaggaatttgCTCGTACAGTGACCAAGTTTTTGGATTCTGTTGTTACTTCCTGTCCAGACATCAGCTATGACAAGAAGAGAATGCTGAATGAATTTGGATTTAAGGACACCGAGATTAC GCAACTGGTGAATGCTGGGGTCCTGACTGTCCGCGATGCTGGGAGCTGGTGGCTGGCTGTGCCCAGAGCAGGCCATTTTGTCAAATACTTCATTAAAG AACCGTCGAACTCCACGTGCTGTGAAACTGGGGATTCCCTACCACATACATGA
- the stk19 gene encoding inactive serine/threonine-protein kinase 19 isoform X1, with protein sequence MKRKHQLISDTFKAKKQKLAFGSEPSEQEGPEAVDSALQFLASLFPRKLFEDSLPPLILRHQIYSLVKDRTTVDRRLSQLKDEGRIRIFQHGLDAETFFVTFTDAYKSKVLEFASGKEFARTVTKFLDSVVTSCPDISYDKKRMLNEFGFKDTEITQLVNAGVLTVRDAGSWWLAVPRAGHFVKYFIKGRKAVLGMIQKSKYKEVLLSDLQNRRTPRAVKLGIPYHIHDIIGAQLVDCVPTTTGTLLRLADD encoded by the exons ATGAAAAGGAAACATCAGCTCATTTCTGATACGTTCAAGGCCAAGAAACAGAAGCTGGCGTTCGGATCAGAGCCTTCAGAACAAG AGGGCCCCGAAGCAGTGGATTCTGCTCTCCAGTTTTTGGCCTCTCTCTTCCCTCGCAAGTTGTTTGAGGATTCCCTGCCACCCTTGATCCTAAGACACCAGATCTACAGCCTCGTCAAAGACCGCACAACTGTGGACAGGCGCCTG AGCCAACTGAAGGATGAGGGACGCATCAGGATATTCCAGCACGGCTTGGATGCAGAAACCTTTTTTGTGACGTTCACAGACGCCTATAAATCAAAG GTTCTGGAGTttgcatctggaaaggaatttgCTCGTACAGTGACCAAGTTTTTGGATTCTGTTGTTACTTCCTGTCCAGACATCAGCTATGACAAGAAGAGAATGCTGAATGAATTTGGATTTAAGGACACCGAGATTAC GCAACTGGTGAATGCTGGGGTCCTGACTGTCCGCGATGCTGGGAGCTGGTGGCTGGCTGTGCCCAGAGCAGGCCATTTTGTCAAATACTTCATTAAAG GGAGAAAAGCTGTGCTGGGTATGATCCAGAAATCCAAATATAAGGAAGTTCTACTATCTGATTTACAGAACCGTCGAACTCCACGTGCTGTGAAACTGGGGATTCCCTACCACATACATGACATCATTGGAGCCCAGCTGGTTGACTG
- the stk19 gene encoding inactive serine/threonine-protein kinase 19 isoform X2, which produces MKRKHQLISDTFKAKKQKLAFGSEPSEQEGPEAVDSALQFLASLFPRKLFEDSLPPLILRHQIYSLVKDRTTVDRRLSQLKDEGRIRIFQHGLDAETFFVTFTDAYKSKVLALSWRFVRCPEMQRCMEDISYDKKRMLNEFGFKDTEITQLVNAGVLTVRDAGSWWLAVPRAGHFVKYFIKGRKAVLGMIQKSKYKEVLLSDLQNRRTPRAVKLGIPYHIHDIIGAQLVDCVPTTTGTLLRLADD; this is translated from the exons ATGAAAAGGAAACATCAGCTCATTTCTGATACGTTCAAGGCCAAGAAACAGAAGCTGGCGTTCGGATCAGAGCCTTCAGAACAAG AGGGCCCCGAAGCAGTGGATTCTGCTCTCCAGTTTTTGGCCTCTCTCTTCCCTCGCAAGTTGTTTGAGGATTCCCTGCCACCCTTGATCCTAAGACACCAGATCTACAGCCTCGTCAAAGACCGCACAACTGTGGACAGGCGCCTG AGCCAACTGAAGGATGAGGGACGCATCAGGATATTCCAGCACGGCTTGGATGCAGAAACCTTTTTTGTGACGTTCACAGACGCCTATAAATCAAAGGTCTTAGCTCTGTCCTGGAGGTTTGTGCGATGTCCAGAGATGCAGAGATGCATGGAAG ACATCAGCTATGACAAGAAGAGAATGCTGAATGAATTTGGATTTAAGGACACCGAGATTAC GCAACTGGTGAATGCTGGGGTCCTGACTGTCCGCGATGCTGGGAGCTGGTGGCTGGCTGTGCCCAGAGCAGGCCATTTTGTCAAATACTTCATTAAAG GGAGAAAAGCTGTGCTGGGTATGATCCAGAAATCCAAATATAAGGAAGTTCTACTATCTGATTTACAGAACCGTCGAACTCCACGTGCTGTGAAACTGGGGATTCCCTACCACATACATGACATCATTGGAGCCCAGCTGGTTGACTG